One Clostridium estertheticum DNA segment encodes these proteins:
- a CDS encoding NYN domain-containing protein produces the protein MEKDKKIAVLIDADNVSDKYIKYIIDEISNHGTPTYKRIYGDWTKPQLASWKNVLLNYSISPIQQYSYTTGKNSTDAALIIDAMDILYSKNVDGFCIVSSDSDFTKLAARLREAGMYVIGMGEKKTPIPFISACEKFKYLEVLASMSPKNTEAITVKGVQIQEESKLGMTSTDKLVEAIKTIITEISDEDGWAFLGELGSTLNKRYPDFDTRNYGYTKLTPFVASLNHFEIRSTKTSNPSISLKYIRNKE, from the coding sequence ATGGAAAAGGATAAAAAAATAGCAGTTTTGATTGATGCTGACAATGTATCTGATAAATATATAAAATATATAATTGATGAGATTTCAAATCATGGAACACCTACATATAAAAGAATTTACGGAGATTGGACCAAACCTCAACTAGCTTCCTGGAAGAATGTATTACTTAATTATTCTATTAGTCCAATACAACAATACAGTTATACCACAGGCAAAAATTCAACAGATGCAGCTCTTATAATTGATGCCATGGATATACTCTATTCAAAGAATGTTGATGGTTTTTGCATCGTGTCTAGTGATAGTGATTTTACTAAACTTGCAGCTAGGCTAAGGGAAGCTGGTATGTATGTTATTGGCATGGGGGAAAAGAAAACTCCTATACCTTTTATTTCAGCTTGTGAGAAGTTTAAATATCTTGAAGTATTAGCTTCAATGTCGCCAAAAAATACTGAAGCCATTACTGTTAAAGGGGTACAAATACAAGAAGAATCTAAACTTGGTATGACAAGTACCGATAAATTAGTAGAGGCTATTAAAACTATTATAACTGAGATTTCTGATGAAGACGGCTGGGCATTTTTAGGAGAATTAGGTAGCACTCTTAATAAGAGGTATCCAGATTTTGATACAAGAAACTATGGGTATACAAAGCTTACACCTTTTGTAGCTTCTTTAAATCATTTTGAGATTAGATCAACAAAAACTAGCAATCCAAGTATAAGTCTAAAATATATAAGAAATAAAGAGTAA
- a CDS encoding FeoB-associated Cys-rich membrane protein codes for MGNIIVGLVFACIIILAFKKVYTDTKNNKCSCGSSCSDKSKCNKR; via the coding sequence ATGGGGAACATAATAGTTGGTTTAGTTTTTGCATGTATTATAATACTAGCTTTTAAAAAAGTATATACTGATACCAAAAATAATAAATGCAGTTGTGGTAGCAGCTGTTCTGATAAAAGTAAGTGCAACAAACGATAA
- a CDS encoding winged helix-turn-helix domain-containing protein, producing MKSVNLTNKQARQFILLKQGLMGQHKFIKEKGVCDYIKQAGCIQFDPIDVCGKNAELVLQSRVEGFSKDMLYKLLYKDRRLIDYLDKNMAIFNIEDWKYFSRLRASYNEYGRSMDEINDVSDEIKSIIKEKGFASSKDINLNEKVDWAWNPTTLSRAALETMYFRGELIIHHKKGTIKQYAIASEHIADEILNASDPNLTEDEHQSWRVLRRIGAVGMLWNKPSDALLGIDGLKAANRKIIFQRLFQEGKIIEITIGNIPDSFYCLPEDRPIIDRVLSDNEFKCRTEFIAPLDNMLWDRKLIKVIFGFDYKWEIYTPVLQRKYGHYVLPVLSGDRFIGRIEIVNDKKLNQLIVKNFWFEDDIAFHDRFAESIYDCIKRFSKFNNCEEIKLGCKIG from the coding sequence ATGAAATCAGTAAATCTTACAAATAAACAAGCTCGTCAATTTATTCTGCTAAAGCAAGGATTAATGGGACAACATAAATTTATTAAAGAAAAGGGCGTTTGTGACTATATTAAACAGGCAGGGTGTATTCAGTTTGACCCCATTGATGTTTGCGGTAAAAATGCTGAACTAGTATTGCAATCAAGAGTAGAAGGCTTTTCTAAAGATATGCTTTATAAGCTTTTATACAAAGACAGAAGACTTATAGATTATCTTGATAAGAACATGGCTATATTCAATATAGAGGATTGGAAATACTTCTCGCGGCTCCGGGCATCTTACAATGAATATGGTAGAAGTATGGATGAAATAAATGATGTTTCAGATGAGATAAAGTCAATTATTAAAGAAAAGGGATTTGCATCTTCAAAGGATATTAATTTAAATGAGAAAGTTGATTGGGCGTGGAATCCTACTACCTTATCTCGAGCAGCCCTTGAAACTATGTATTTTCGTGGAGAGCTAATTATTCATCATAAAAAAGGAACAATTAAGCAGTATGCGATTGCCAGTGAACATATAGCTGATGAGATTTTAAATGCTAGCGATCCTAATTTAACTGAGGATGAACATCAATCCTGGAGAGTTCTAAGACGTATTGGTGCAGTGGGAATGCTATGGAATAAACCATCAGATGCCTTGCTTGGAATTGATGGGTTAAAAGCTGCCAACCGCAAAATTATATTCCAGAGATTATTTCAAGAAGGCAAAATTATTGAAATCACAATTGGAAATATACCTGATAGTTTTTATTGTTTGCCCGAAGATAGACCTATCATTGACAGGGTATTGAGTGATAATGAGTTTAAGTGTAGAACAGAGTTTATTGCACCTCTTGATAATATGCTTTGGGATAGAAAGCTTATAAAAGTGATTTTTGGTTTTGACTACAAGTGGGAAATATACACACCTGTGCTTCAGAGAAAATATGGGCATTATGTTTTGCCTGTATTGTCTGGAGATAGGTTTATTGGTAGGATAGAAATAGTAAATGATAAAAAGTTAAATCAACTTATAGTGAAAAATTTCTGGTTTGAGGATGATATTGCTTTCCATGATAGGTTCGCTGAGAGTATTTATGACTGTATTAAAAGGTTTTCTAAATTTAATAATTGCGAAGAGATCAAATTAGGGTGTAAAATAGGATAA
- the ygiD gene encoding 4,5-DOPA dioxygenase extradiol, with amino-acid sequence MNKKMPVLFIGHGSPMNAILDNSYTEAICKSIENIPKPEAILVISAHWETDGTYITASDAPKQIYDFYGFPQELYNIKYNPTGAKKYAQMVAEELVDSNVMLTQEWGLDHGAWSVLTHMYPKADIPVFQMSLNRLGDENYHYNLGRKLSVLREKGILIIGSGDIVHNLRIMNYDMDAAPFDWATEFDNYISEAIVNRKHDNIISYEKLGKTAKLSVPTKEHYLPLLYIAGLQEEADEVKFIYKGIQHSSMSMTSIQIG; translated from the coding sequence ATGAATAAAAAAATGCCTGTATTATTTATTGGACATGGTAGTCCCATGAATGCAATTTTAGACAATTCATATACGGAAGCTATTTGTAAATCAATAGAGAATATACCAAAGCCAGAAGCAATTTTGGTGATATCTGCTCACTGGGAGACCGATGGTACATATATTACAGCAAGTGATGCACCTAAACAGATTTATGACTTTTATGGGTTTCCTCAGGAACTTTATAATATCAAATATAACCCAACTGGTGCTAAAAAATATGCGCAAATGGTAGCAGAGGAACTTGTGGATTCTAATGTTATGCTTACGCAGGAATGGGGTCTGGACCATGGTGCTTGGTCTGTGCTAACACATATGTATCCCAAAGCTGATATCCCTGTATTTCAAATGAGTTTAAACAGGTTAGGGGATGAAAACTATCATTATAACCTTGGCAGAAAACTATCTGTGCTTCGTGAAAAAGGGATTCTAATAATAGGAAGCGGAGACATAGTCCATAACCTAAGAATTATGAATTATGATATGGATGCAGCACCATTTGACTGGGCAACTGAATTTGATAATTATATTTCCGAAGCTATAGTAAATAGAAAGCATGATAATATCATATCCTATGAAAAATTAGGCAAAACAGCCAAATTATCTGTACCTACTAAGGAGCATTATTTACCATTACTTTATATAGCTGGGTTACAAGAAGAAGCAGATGAGGTTAAGTTTATATATAAAGGGATACAACATAGTTCTATGTCTATGACCAGTATACAAATAGGTTAA
- a CDS encoding DUF3052 domain-containing protein, with amino-acid sequence MNSIFKKLGLTHQNPVLILNAPEEYKEIMGAIEAEVHEQVIGKYKFIQIFAKEFDEAKTYASEAIKVLEDDGHLWLCYPKGASKKYKSDINRTKSWDIFAPYDFEPVSQVSIDEDWSAMRFRHVDNIKTMKRKTAATEKGQERIKLK; translated from the coding sequence ATGAATTCAATATTTAAGAAATTAGGATTAACCCATCAAAATCCAGTGCTCATTTTAAATGCTCCAGAAGAATATAAAGAAATTATGGGAGCCATTGAGGCTGAGGTGCATGAACAAGTTATAGGAAAATATAAATTCATACAAATATTTGCTAAGGAATTTGATGAAGCTAAAACCTATGCTAGCGAAGCAATTAAAGTATTAGAGGATGATGGACATTTGTGGCTATGCTACCCTAAGGGAGCTTCAAAAAAGTATAAATCAGATATAAATAGAACAAAATCATGGGATATATTTGCACCATATGATTTTGAACCAGTATCCCAAGTATCAATTGATGAAGACTGGTCAGCAATGAGATTTCGCCACGTGGATAACATAAAGACAATGAAGAGAAAGACAGCTGCCACTGAAAAGGGACAGGAAAGAATCAAATTAAAATAG
- a CDS encoding LacI family DNA-binding transcriptional regulator, with protein MDTIMKKPTIKDVAKKANVSVATVSRILNGLEGYSEETKLKVTDVVEKMGYRRNAIAMNLKTKTTRTIGVLLPKVETTFYVEILNGIEDMAHKNNYSVFICTTGSSSHLMPYYLNVLSERQVDGIIACSFSPKDMYDKDIVDTKIPCILVSTFSPRFPLPYIKVDDFQASYAATRYLIENGHTKIAILGGDKEDPIAGIPRLEGYMKALKEHDIPINENLIKHNGFSFDGGKKSMESLLSENIKFTAIFASCDDIAVGAMFIAHKRGMKVPKDFSIICYDNTKVAEMAYPPLTALAQPSYEMGQKSVEMLIKTITTNKKSESIIMPFEIIERETVRKL; from the coding sequence ATGGATACAATAATGAAAAAACCCACAATAAAAGATGTCGCAAAAAAAGCGAATGTTTCTGTGGCTACTGTTTCTAGAATTCTTAATGGTTTAGAGGGCTACTCTGAGGAAACAAAGCTGAAAGTAACTGATGTAGTAGAAAAAATGGGCTACAGAAGAAACGCTATTGCTATGAACTTAAAGACAAAAACTACCCGAACCATAGGTGTGTTGTTGCCTAAAGTTGAAACTACTTTTTATGTGGAGATTTTAAATGGTATAGAGGACATGGCACATAAGAATAATTACAGTGTTTTTATTTGTACAACAGGATCCAGCTCCCATTTGATGCCTTACTATTTAAATGTATTATCTGAAAGACAGGTAGATGGCATTATTGCCTGCAGTTTTTCACCTAAAGATATGTATGATAAGGATATTGTTGACACTAAGATACCTTGCATCCTTGTATCAACATTTTCACCACGTTTTCCTCTTCCATACATTAAAGTAGATGATTTTCAAGCTTCATATGCGGCTACTAGATATTTGATAGAAAATGGACATACTAAAATAGCCATTCTAGGTGGAGATAAAGAGGATCCAATTGCAGGTATACCACGTTTAGAAGGATATATGAAAGCTCTAAAAGAACATGATATCCCCATTAATGAAAATCTTATAAAACATAATGGTTTCAGTTTTGATGGAGGCAAAAAATCTATGGAATCGCTTCTAAGTGAAAATATAAAATTCACTGCAATCTTTGCATCTTGTGATGATATTGCAGTTGGCGCAATGTTCATAGCTCATAAAAGAGGTATGAAAGTTCCAAAGGATTTTTCTATAATATGCTATGACAACACTAAAGTAGCGGAAATGGCTTATCCACCACTAACAGCATTAGCTCAACCCTCCTATGAGATGGGCCAAAAGTCAGTTGAAATGCTAATTAAAACTATTACTACTAATAAAAAAAGTGAGAGCATAATAATGCCCTTTGAAATCATAGAAAGAGAAACAGTTAGAAAACTTTGA
- a CDS encoding alpha-amylase family glycosyl hydrolase, translating to MYYLHLFSKKQPDLNWENEDLRKEIFDMMKWWLEKGVDGFRMDAINMIGKEQSYPDGIVKGPNTYADPGSLSKNHPKANDYLKDQFKQFNM from the coding sequence ATGTACTATTTGCACTTATTCTCCAAAAAACAGCCAGATTTAAATTGGGAAAATGAAGATTTAAGAAAAGAAATTTTTGATATGATGAAATGGTGGTTAGAAAAAGGAGTTGATGGTTTCCGTATGGATGCTATCAACATGATTGGAAAAGAGCAAAGCTATCCTGATGGAATTGTTAAGGGCCCTAATACCTATGCAGATCCAGGAAGCTTAAGCAAAAACCATCCAAAAGCTAATGATTATTTAAAAGACCAATTCAAGCAATTTAATATGTAG
- a CDS encoding alpha-amylase family glycosyl hydrolase yields MVFQFEHMGIGDGPDGKWGKTTFVLKEFKTIMSKWQNELQGKGWNSLYLNNHDQPIMVCSSK; encoded by the coding sequence ATGGTGTTTCAATTTGAACATATGGGTATAGGGGATGGACCCGACGGAAAATGGGGCAAAACAACATTTGTACTAAAGGAATTCAAGACCATTATGTCGAAATGGCAAAATGAACTCCAAGGAAAAGGCTGGAATAGTCTTTATTTAAATAATCATGACCAACCAATAATGGTTTGCTCTTCCAAATAA
- a CDS encoding cation diffusion facilitator family transporter, with amino-acid sequence MEEKYKGLKLAERGARISILAYILLASLKLGVGYLSGSKALTADGLNNTTDIVASLAVLIGLKISRKPADDDHLYGHFRAETIASLIASLIMIAVGMDVLYKAARSIFFFKAQVPDLNAALVGIICAGAIYFVYRYNKRIAIQINSSGLMAAAKDNLSDAWVSIGTSVGIVASQFGLPWIDPLAAVVVGILIIKTGWDIFREASHNLTDGFNSEQLNNITHCINQVSGVKRVRAIRARVSGNNILLDIIVRVSANLSVVEGHNITENIEEKLRSEFDITEAVVHVEPEI; translated from the coding sequence ATGGAGGAAAAGTATAAGGGTCTAAAACTAGCAGAGCGAGGTGCGCGCATAAGTATTTTAGCTTATATTTTATTGGCGTCATTAAAGCTTGGAGTTGGATATTTATCTGGCTCAAAGGCTCTAACTGCAGATGGACTGAATAATACAACAGATATAGTTGCCTCACTAGCTGTTTTAATTGGATTAAAGATATCAAGAAAACCCGCGGATGATGATCATCTTTATGGTCATTTTAGAGCAGAGACTATTGCCTCACTAATTGCCTCCCTTATTATGATAGCTGTAGGAATGGATGTTTTATACAAAGCAGCACGCTCTATTTTTTTCTTCAAGGCGCAGGTTCCAGATTTAAATGCAGCTTTAGTTGGTATCATTTGTGCAGGAGCAATATACTTTGTGTATCGTTATAATAAAAGAATTGCCATTCAAATAAATAGTTCAGGACTAATGGCTGCTGCAAAAGATAATCTTTCAGATGCATGGGTTAGTATAGGAACATCTGTAGGCATTGTTGCTTCTCAATTTGGTTTGCCATGGATAGATCCATTGGCTGCAGTAGTAGTTGGCATATTAATTATAAAGACTGGTTGGGATATTTTTAGAGAAGCATCACATAACTTGACAGATGGTTTTAATAGTGAACAATTAAATAATATAACCCACTGCATAAATCAGGTTTCGGGAGTCAAAAGGGTTAGGGCCATTAGAGCGCGTGTCAGTGGGAATAATATTCTTCTTGATATAATAGTAAGGGTTAGTGCAAACTTAAGTGTGGTTGAAGGTCACAATATCACGGAAAACATTGAAGAAAAACTGAGAAGTGAATTTGATATTACAGAAGCAGTTGTGCATGTAGAACCTGAAATTTAG